The Acanthopagrus latus isolate v.2019 chromosome 20, fAcaLat1.1, whole genome shotgun sequence genomic sequence TGATAATTTAATATTCGGATTTCACGTCGTCATAATGGACTGCAATTGATGtcaaagatgcaaaaaaaaaaaacatcacgaCGTCACTCACCTGACAGCACGGTGAATATGGCGGCGAAGGCGTTGAGTTTCAGGCCGTCGATGACGTTGCCGAAGTGACACACCTCTATGGACATGAGGATGCCTCCGGTGGCCAGCAGGAGGATGTACAGGCACTCCGCAACAATGCACAGCCACAGCACTCCTATGGAGAGAGGTGGTTATGACAAAGGAATAGCAacgaggaaggaaaaaaaaaaaaacactgtcttcATGTTGCGGGGGTGGGGGTGACCACGCTCGAGTGAATGATGGAGTGGGTGTAGTGATAGGAattggaggagagagagatggggggatGGGGCATTGAGGAAGAATATGGATAAGCAAGGGCGAAGGGAGAGGAAAGGATGGAGGAATGGGAGGAGATCGAGTGGGGAAAGGTGGACTATTGACCCCGTCACCCATATCATTAACCTTCACAGTCAGAGGAAGGATACATGATCCACCAGGAGATGACCAGCATCCTGGGCTCAGGTCGGTGTGCGTGGTGGAGCGAAATATCAGAGGATTTGAAATCCTGGAAATGTAAGCTGTGGCGTAATTACATATATCACCCAAGGGCAGGGAGCTTTTGTGTGGTTAATTAATCACTAAAGTGATACGCCGGATGCCTAAATATTCCATTCATCCGGTCCTATTAATGAATTATGAATAGAGTTACGTCCTTCAGGTAACAAAGTATTTCCTACCTGCTCCAAATTGAATCCCACATGTCGGTAAGAGATATCTCCAATTAAACATATTGTAGGAGAATGGAGAGGACTCAGGAAAATGTCATTAGAGGACATTCAGAGTCTTCAAAGTGGCTGCAATTACGAGCACTTTGTGAGCGTCCCCCCCTCTCATTTTGCTTTGATATATCTAATATCTTAATCTGCTACCAGCATGTGGGAGAGCGCAGCGAACGCGACGGATGCTTGGAAGAGAATATAGAGTGACTGAGGTTGTGTAACGGGGGGAAACATCGCGCTGTTGAAACGAGCTGGCAACCAAGCCGTCATATCGGCGTTTGAAgatctctttctctcagtggCCTTTAAAAAATACCTCGCAAAGTTTCATTATCTAAAAAGGCTCATTATGTTCCCGCTGGTGTTTTCTAACAAACATAGCCTCTCATCTCCCCAGCAGTGGTCAGTGCTAGAGAAAGGTCTGACTTTATCAGTCTGCTATGAAGGAAGAGACTGCGACTCGCATTTGTCCTGGTGGCACCGAGCCCGAGGGACCGTACAAAGAAGTACAGCCGCACGATACGGTCAAAAAGGGACATTgcgattattttgacagattaaGCTGATTGCGATGTAATTCATGATAACTATGGATGATTACATTTGAAATTGCAATTTTCAGTGTCATTGAAAGACTAAGTAAAATCAGGATGATGTGGCATTTCTCCAGTCTCTGCCGAACAAACATGTCTTATTACATCTGGAGAAGAAGCTCTGTAGGCCAGagcatccctgcagcactgtcacatctcattaaaacactgtttctgacacattttaactttcTAACATAATTGCAGTTGGATATTGCGCGTAGTCATATCGAGATTTCGAGTATTTTGCGATTGATTGTGCAGCCCTACAAAGCAGGAAGGGTGATTTCGTCACTGaatcaattttcatttcatttcattcctcTCCTTCAGTGTCTCATGGAGGCTCTTGCTCACgtaaaatgtctttaaagttACAAGGCCCAATGTCAGCATCACCTCCTCACTGCTCCTAGAGtgcctgaaacgcctcatcaaCAGCCCCGCCTCTAatatgtgactttgtgacatcacactacaccTTCGCGTCACACATTGCATCGAATAACTGACATCTTTATTCATGGTAGCAGTGAAGCCAACTTGAAACTGAAATCACCACAGAGTCAATCAGAGACTGGGTGAGCGgagctggctcaggcgtgtgtgagctgaccaatcagagcagggtATTTGGgagggggccttaaagagacaggagctaaaaaagagtgtttcagacagagcaACAGAACACAATGAGGCTTGCTGCAAGTTAAGTTACAGAAATAACCactttttaaatgaagacaaTACTTTTATCAACGCGCTGCTCTTGGACGCCTCGACTGCAGCCTCCATGTCTTCTGAAAATCACTGTGTGGTTGTTTATGTCATTGATTCAGGCAAAAAGCAATCCCTCCCCAACAGAGAACTGCTAACTTGAGCACAATGTCAGCCTGAATAAAGGAAGCAGTCGATTTGTTGGAAACCACTTTACTTAGGGAACAGAGTCCCACTGCTCTGTGGCACTGCAGCCCAGTAATTACAGATTTTGCCAAAACAGTGTAATGGGGATGGCTCAGCCTTGGTTTTATGTTGCTGACTTGATTACTTTAGGTGTAGAAAAGCGaagatttattcatttgaagCAGGGAAGCTGTAAGCTGCCTCGGAACGACATGATAGTCAAACTTTCCTGACAAGTAACCAGCAGTAAGCCTGTTCAaatcacatatacacacatatatatatatatatatatatatatatatatatatatatatacatatatatatatatatatatatatatatatatatatatatatatatatatatatatatatatctcttATAATTAGAGGCTTACGGATAAAACGAGTGAAACCATGCAGCGTTTGGAGGCTGACAGACGTTCTAACAAGTGTCTGCTCGGTACACAGACGGTGCCAGTGTTTCATCACCCTGACAAAAGGTCTTCGATTCCTTTTCCAAAATGTCCACTTCAGCCAAAATGGTCTCCGCGGGGGGAAGCGGCTAACTCGGCGCGATCAGAAAACAGCCCTGAACGTTGAGAGGGGTGAAAGATTTCAGACTCATAAAGGTTTGTTTTGGTGCTCAGAGGAGAGCTCTCTGCCGTCATCActctcacagcagcacagagaactTTTCACCGGATTTCTTGCCGGatcttaaaaaacatattttcttcctgtcttaCTTTCTTACTTACATACTTGCAACAAGCTGTTATTCCTTGTCCATTTAGCATCAGTGTGATAGTGCTGTGAGGAGTCGGGTGCTCTTACCTCGTTCGTTTGACGGCGCAACATAAAGGAAACTTCTGCATTTTTCACCtggaaaacatgacacattGGACACTTCATTGGCACTCAGTGACAGTACATTCACTACTGCAGCATGCTGATAAGTGGGACAGGGACTTCCATCAATTCTCCAGACTGAGATAGAGAATCACAGGTAGTTATCTCACTCTGTGACAAAGAGAAAGCTGTGAtctgggggaagaaaaaaaaaaacaaaatccctgTTTGATGCCATCTGTGAAGGGATTTCCTCGCTGTGTTTGTGCAATAACAAGCTCTCTGCCACTTCCCCCGACATGTCAGGAGAGTCTCCTGCCTCAAGCCCAGCGTGTAGCAGCGTGCTGGCCAAGTATTCTCTGGGCTTTCACTGCCAGCGGAACAAAAGCCTGTACGGCAgtctggagacagacagataatgtACACACATTTTCCTCGATTCACAGTTGGGGGGGAGGATGCAGCTGGTTAATCTGGAGCTGGCCCAGCTCTCACACACTGTAGTAAATGCTGTGTGTTAGTAGACACGGGCAATTAAAGGTTTTGTGGCAATTCAGACACGCGAGTTGATGGTAGTGGATTTCATTATCGGGGTAATCCTGTCAGTGAGTGACAAGGAAACAGTGTTCTGATCTACTCTGAACTGCCACAGAGTTTCAGTTACACTGTGCTGCGGTGTAGTTTTAGTTAAGAGAGAATCACAGTCAGTTTGACGGGGAATATCATAAGAATTCACTTTCATATCATCACACATATGTCACTGAATTCAACATTAACATCTGGAGTGGGAATAATGAGCCTTTAGTctggcatttaaaaaagaatccGCATGATGAGCGGGTTAATCAGCTGACAGAAAGttcaccagcagctgctgtgatcCATCAGAACCACCTGTGTACAGTCACATGCGAACTCGAGCTGCTTCTCTCGCCTCACTCTGAGCTGAATATCTCCGCACGTTGGGATCGTTGTCGTGACAAAACAAGAGATCTGAATATTTGGACCTGATGAGACCTTTCATGAAAGTCCTGCATCAACTCCTCCTGTCTCTAtgaacaggtgttttttttttttgtaaatctaACTTTTAAATTCTTTTCTGAGATGAATCGTCAGATCTAGTCTGTGGTAAAGCGGGAATGTTTGTCCTTTATGGTAATGGTTTCTAGAAGCAGCGGCGGGGCGTCCGTGCCTCTCCGTGGCGCACAGCCCGCTGCGCGCTCCGGCGCCGGCGCCCGTCCTCCCCAACTCACCGGTCATGTTGATGTTCTGCTCGCAGGAGAACCAGATGCCGGTGTGGAACTTCCTCATCACGTACTTGTCCTCCCCGGTCTCCCAGATGTACTGCACCAGCCGCGTGTCGTTGATGTTGGAGCTGTTGAACCGGATGCAGAACGACTGCTTGGTGGTGACCGGTCCGGTGCAGAACGGCTTCACCACCTTCCGAGTGCCCTCGCACCAGTAGCTGGTGGTGAGAGCCGACACGGCCAGGAACAGGGCGAGGAAGTTCAAGGTGAGAGCCAGAGACGCTCTCCGCCGCCGGTCTATCCCCATGACGGCGACCGGAGGAGTGGAGGCGCTTGACTTAATCCCCTCGCCTTGTATGACACCGGATTCCTGCGATGTCTCCGCTCAAATCCTCATAATCCGGTTATTCCCGGTAATATACCCGCGGCTAATTATCGCGGTACGTCTGGCCCCGACAGCGCGCCTCTCACATCTGCTCCTCCACTGAGGCGCACTCTCATTTTGTAGGGCTGCCACCCCCccacacctgacacacacacacacacacacacacacacacacacacacacacacactcctgtcagGGCTCCTCGTGGATTTTCTCGCGGTAAAAGTCGTCACATCTAACACACTCAGGATTAAATGAAATCCTGCTTTGCTTTCACCAAGTTGTGTCACGGTGCGCGcagtttctgcctcagtgtctgTAACAA encodes the following:
- the LOC119009270 gene encoding germ cell-specific gene 1-like protein, yielding MGIDRRRRASLALTLNFLALFLAVSALTTSYWCEGTRKVVKPFCTGPVTTKQSFCIRFNSSNINDTRLVQYIWETGEDKYVMRKFHTGIWFSCEQNINMTGEKCRSFLYVAPSNERGVLWLCIVAECLYILLLATGGILMSIEVCHFGNVIDGLKLNAFAAIFTVLSGLLGMVAHMMFTTAFQLTVSLGPEDWKPQTWDYSWSYILAWSSFTACMASSVTTINRYTKTILEFKHKRRNIEKNLKIKQKLLELDSPEQVWDMYISSVPSTAEELLDLSSNGRKLSNTSIFLDLNDLPDPQGEEYC